CATGCTCACCTCATTCCCACGCCGCGGCGCGGGTGCAACTGGGATTCTCCCGCCGCGCTGCGGCTTCCGTCAAGCGGCTCAGCGGCCGCCCCGCTCTTCCTGCTCCTCTTGCCGGGTGCGCCAGCCGAAGTGCTGTGAGACCACATTGAGCTTGTCGTCCAGTTCCACGGAGGCGCCCAGCGGCCGGGCGGCATTCTCCGGGTAGGTGTAGCGCAGGTCGTAGAAGCGCACTGCGTAGCCCAGCAGCACGTCGTTCGGGCCGGTGACGGGCTCCACCTCGGTCATGGGATACTGCGCCCAGTCCAGGTAGACGCGTCCCAGGTAGGACTGCTTGGCCGCCTCCAGGGCCGGCGTCTCCTCGGGCTTGTAGCGCACCACTGCCCGCCCGTCGGGGTCCACCTCCCCGGTCAGCGAGTTCACATGCATGGTCTCGAAGAAGGTGTCGGTCTCCGCCACCCCCATCCACAGGAAGGGATTGGTGGAGTAGGGATAGGCCGAGACCCGGCGCGCTTCCTCGCCCTGGTAGAGCACCGACTCCATGGCCGCCACCGCCCGCCGGTGCTCGAAGTCGCGCAGCCCCCAGATGGCGACCAGGCAGACCAGGGCGAAGATGGCCCCGCCGCGCCCGCGGTAGCGCGGACGCCGCGCCCCGATCTCCTCGTTGATCAGCCCGAACATCCACGGTCCCACCAGCCCCAGGATCAGCACCGCCAGGATCCACGGGTCCACGATGCTAACGATGTCCCACGAATACCACTTGTAGGAGATGGGATCGAAGGGCCGCACCCCGTAGCTATTGGTGTAATCCAGTAGGACATGCACCAGCGCTCCCAGGCAGGCGTAGAGGTAGAGCAGCCCCCAGCGCGGCGCAGGAGGCTGCGCCCCCGGCTCATCCCCAGGCGGACAGGCGGCACAGCCCGCCGGCGCCTCCCCACGATGGCTCCAGCGATACACGCCGTAGACGAAGGCCAGCACCAGCGCCGCCACCAGCGGCGCGCCCAGGAAGGTGTGGGTGAAGCCGCGGTGGTGGGCGAAGCCGCGGATGCGGTTGCCGATGCCCAGGAAGACGTCGATGTCGGCGGCCTCGGTGGCCAGCACCAGGGTGAGGGTGGCCAGCGGGGTCTTGCGGTTCAGCCCCGCGCGGCTCAGGCAGGCGCCGGTCAGAAAGTGAGTGATGGGTTCCACGGGTGCGTCGGGTACCGCAAGCAAATCGTACCTGAAATCCCGCTCCGCCGCCTCATCGCTTGGGATGGGCGGGATACAGCAGGTTGAGGGCGGCGGGAACCATGCTGAGGCGCAGCGGCAGCCGTCCCAGCACCTCGCCGTCGGCCTCGGTGTAGATGGCGCAGGCAGGCCGCTGAGGCCAGGCCGCACGCCGGGGATCGTCGGGCGGCATCTCGCGGAAGCTGGCCTCGGTGGCGTGTACCATCTCCACCCCGCGCACCCGCCGCGGCCGGTCCAGGAAGGTCTGCACCATGTAGCGCAAGAAGGCGCGGCGGCGGGCGGTGCGCACCAGCAGGAGCTGGAAGTCGTCGCGCTCCAGCCCGGCGTCGGGCGCCACCTTGCGCACGATGCCCCCGAAGTCGCGGATGCGGATGGCCAGCGCCTGCGAGACCTCCACCACGCGCCGCTCCCCGCTCCCGCTCTCCCGGTATTCCACCTCGAAGGGCGACAGGGGATAGGTGGCCAGTTGCCACGCCACGTTGAGATAGTAGGCCAGCATGCCGTGGCGGCCCTTGGCCTGGTGGCCGACCTCGTAGAGCATGCGGGCGTCGCCTCCGGCGCCCGCGCCCACGGTGAAGTAGCGCTGCGCCGGGCGGCCTTCGCCGTTCTGGAAGTCCACGCGGCCCAGGGCGATGCGCCGTATCTCCGCCGCGAGCAGTTGCCGCGCCGCCTTCACCGTGTGGTGGGAGGTGCCCAGATCGTTGGCCAGGCCGTTGCCGGTGCCCAGGGGGATCACCCCCAGCGCCGCCGAACTGCTCGCCACGCCCGGCAGGATCTCGTGCACGGTGCCGTCGCCGCCGCAGGCCAGGATGGTGTCGCAGCCCGCGGCCACCGCCTCCCTCGCCTGCTCCCCCGCCGTGCCCGCGGCGCGCGTGGGCACCACCAGGACGTCCACGCCCGCGGCCCGCAGCACCGCGGCCGCGTCCTCCACGTGCGCGAGGCGGCGGTCCCGCTTGCTTCCCGAGGCCGGATTGTAGAGGAGCGCGGCTTTGCGCATGCTTTGC
This portion of the Terriglobales bacterium genome encodes:
- a CDS encoding metal-dependent hydrolase; translation: MEPITHFLTGACLSRAGLNRKTPLATLTLVLATEAADIDVFLGIGNRIRGFAHHRGFTHTFLGAPLVAALVLAFVYGVYRWSHRGEAPAGCAACPPGDEPGAQPPAPRWGLLYLYACLGALVHVLLDYTNSYGVRPFDPISYKWYSWDIVSIVDPWILAVLILGLVGPWMFGLINEEIGARRPRYRGRGGAIFALVCLVAIWGLRDFEHRRAVAAMESVLYQGEEARRVSAYPYSTNPFLWMGVAETDTFFETMHVNSLTGEVDPDGRAVVRYKPEETPALEAAKQSYLGRVYLDWAQYPMTEVEPVTGPNDVLLGYAVRFYDLRYTYPENAARPLGASVELDDKLNVVSQHFGWRTRQEEQEERGGR
- a CDS encoding diacylglycerol kinase family protein produces the protein MRKAALLYNPASGSKRDRRLAHVEDAAAVLRAAGVDVLVVPTRAAGTAGEQAREAVAAGCDTILACGGDGTVHEILPGVASSSAALGVIPLGTGNGLANDLGTSHHTVKAARQLLAAEIRRIALGRVDFQNGEGRPAQRYFTVGAGAGGDARMLYEVGHQAKGRHGMLAYYLNVAWQLATYPLSPFEVEYRESGSGERRVVEVSQALAIRIRDFGGIVRKVAPDAGLERDDFQLLLVRTARRRAFLRYMVQTFLDRPRRVRGVEMVHATEASFREMPPDDPRRAAWPQRPACAIYTEADGEVLGRLPLRLSMVPAALNLLYPAHPKR